Proteins co-encoded in one Arthrobacter alpinus genomic window:
- a CDS encoding SDR family oxidoreductase, producing MTSSTNAPRTYVITGAGSGIGASSAALLRERGEIVIGVDLKGAEIEADLSTTAGRKTAADRAIELADGKIDAVIACAGIAAPIPLTVSVNYFGVTEFLNHLAPTLAKSPAPRAAVVSSAATLQTPSAELVDAMLAGDEAKALEIGAALAAEGPRTGYLNYPSSKRALSRWIRRESITARWAGAHIPLNAIAPGTVISPMTEQLLATEEGRKMVDDSMPMPLNYHSESIVLAKLLAWLTSEENTHTTGQTIYIDGGVDATLRGDNIWD from the coding sequence ATGACTAGCAGCACCAACGCTCCCCGCACCTACGTTATTACCGGTGCAGGATCCGGAATTGGCGCCTCTTCCGCAGCTCTTCTGCGCGAACGTGGCGAGATCGTCATTGGCGTTGATTTGAAGGGTGCCGAGATCGAAGCGGACCTCAGCACCACCGCCGGGCGCAAAACCGCCGCTGACCGGGCCATTGAATTGGCCGACGGAAAGATCGACGCCGTCATCGCCTGCGCAGGCATCGCCGCACCCATCCCGCTGACCGTCAGCGTTAACTACTTCGGCGTCACCGAGTTCCTGAATCACCTGGCACCCACACTGGCCAAGAGCCCGGCGCCACGTGCCGCCGTCGTCAGTTCCGCGGCAACGCTGCAAACCCCTTCAGCTGAACTGGTTGACGCCATGCTGGCCGGCGATGAAGCCAAAGCCTTGGAAATCGGCGCCGCTTTGGCCGCCGAGGGGCCTCGCACGGGTTACCTGAATTACCCCTCCAGCAAGCGTGCCCTGAGCCGCTGGATCCGCCGCGAATCCATCACCGCCCGCTGGGCCGGGGCACACATCCCCCTCAACGCCATTGCTCCGGGCACCGTCATTTCCCCGATGACCGAGCAGCTGCTCGCTACCGAAGAGGGCCGGAAGATGGTTGATGACAGCATGCCTATGCCGTTGAACTACCACTCGGAATCCATCGTGCTAGCCAAGCTGCTGGCCTGGTTGACCAGCGAGGAAAACACGCACACCACCGGTCAGACCATCTACATCGATGGTGGCGTTGACGCAACGCTGCGCGGAGACAACATCTGGGACTGA
- the fbaA gene encoding class II fructose-bisphosphate aldolase, whose product MPIATPDKYAEMIDRAKAGGFAYPAVNVTSSQTLNATLQGFADAGTDGIIQVSTGGGAYWSGAGVKDMVAGSLGFAAFAREVAKNYPINVALHTDHCPKDKLDGFVLPLLAASEAEVKAGRDPIFNSHMWDGSAETLEENLRIGRELLARTHAAKMILEVEIGAVGGEEDGVENAINDKLYSTIEDGLATVEALGSGEHGRYITALTFGNVHGVYKAGNVKLRPEILKEIQAAVGVKIGKENPFDLVFHGGSGSSNQEIADAVSFGVIKMNIDTDTQYAYTRPVVDHMFSNYSGVLKVDGEVGNKKLYDPRVWGASAEKGLAARVVEAASQLGSAGKTFK is encoded by the coding sequence ATGCCCATCGCAACACCGGACAAATATGCCGAAATGATCGACCGCGCCAAGGCTGGCGGATTCGCCTACCCCGCGGTCAACGTGACATCCTCACAGACCCTGAACGCAACCCTGCAGGGCTTCGCCGACGCTGGAACCGACGGCATTATCCAGGTTTCCACCGGTGGCGGCGCCTACTGGTCCGGCGCTGGCGTCAAGGACATGGTTGCCGGTTCATTGGGCTTCGCAGCTTTCGCTCGCGAAGTTGCCAAGAACTACCCCATCAACGTTGCCCTGCACACGGATCACTGCCCGAAGGACAAGCTGGACGGCTTTGTACTGCCGTTGCTGGCGGCTTCCGAGGCTGAGGTCAAGGCTGGCCGCGACCCGATCTTCAACTCCCACATGTGGGACGGCTCCGCCGAAACCCTCGAGGAAAACCTGCGCATCGGCCGCGAATTGCTGGCACGCACGCACGCAGCAAAGATGATCCTCGAAGTTGAAATTGGCGCTGTTGGCGGCGAAGAAGATGGCGTCGAGAACGCCATCAACGACAAGCTGTACTCCACCATCGAAGACGGCCTGGCCACTGTTGAAGCCCTTGGCTCCGGCGAGCACGGCCGCTACATCACGGCACTGACCTTCGGTAACGTGCACGGCGTCTACAAGGCCGGCAACGTCAAGCTGCGCCCGGAAATCCTGAAGGAAATCCAGGCCGCTGTTGGCGTCAAGATCGGTAAGGAAAACCCGTTTGACTTGGTCTTCCACGGCGGATCCGGCTCCTCGAACCAGGAAATTGCCGACGCTGTTTCCTTCGGTGTCATCAAGATGAACATCGACACAGACACCCAGTACGCCTACACGCGTCCGGTTGTTGACCACATGTTCTCCAACTACTCCGGCGTCCTGAAGGTTGACGGCGAAGTGGGCAACAAGAAGCTCTATGATCCCCGCGTCTGGGGCGCCTCGGCCGAAAAGGGCCTGGCTGCACGCGTTGTTGAAGCTGCCTCGCAGCTCGGCTCCGCTGGCAAGACGTTCAAGTAA
- a CDS encoding aliphatic sulfonate ABC transporter substrate-binding protein — protein sequence MPNSAIFNRRSFLGFTAAVSALALAGCAGENAATDAPGKDGGASTLTIDFATYNPLSLVIKKKGWLETTLAPKNVTVKWLQSAGSNKANEALRAGAIDVGSTAGSAALLARTNGSPIKTISLYSQPEWAALVTSKGSAITSVADLKGKSVAATKGTDPYFFLVQALEEAGLSTKDVTVENLQHADGRAALANGSVDAWAGLDPIMATAEQEGATLFYRNLDFNTYGFLNATESFLKSKPELAQTVVDAYEKARVWAAANPEETAQILADAAGLKPEVATTVILERSNLDVSGVPGEKQRAVLAKIGPTFVELGDVKTQADVDTALATLLDDSFALKANPDSIKES from the coding sequence ATGCCTAACTCAGCTATTTTCAACCGCCGTTCCTTCCTTGGTTTCACCGCCGCAGTCTCCGCCTTGGCCTTGGCTGGCTGCGCCGGCGAGAACGCAGCTACCGATGCGCCCGGCAAGGATGGCGGAGCCAGCACCTTGACCATCGACTTCGCCACCTACAACCCCCTCAGCTTGGTCATCAAGAAAAAGGGTTGGCTGGAAACAACGCTGGCGCCGAAGAACGTCACCGTGAAGTGGCTGCAATCCGCCGGTTCCAACAAAGCCAACGAGGCACTGCGCGCCGGCGCCATCGACGTCGGCTCCACGGCAGGTTCCGCCGCGCTGCTGGCACGCACCAATGGTTCACCCATCAAAACGATCTCCCTGTACTCCCAGCCGGAGTGGGCAGCACTGGTGACCAGCAAGGGATCAGCCATCACCTCGGTTGCCGATCTGAAGGGCAAATCGGTGGCCGCTACCAAGGGCACCGATCCGTATTTCTTCCTGGTCCAAGCCTTGGAAGAGGCAGGTTTGAGCACCAAGGACGTGACGGTGGAAAACCTGCAGCACGCTGACGGTCGCGCAGCCTTGGCAAACGGCTCCGTGGACGCGTGGGCTGGGTTGGATCCCATCATGGCCACGGCCGAGCAGGAGGGCGCTACCCTCTTCTACCGGAACTTGGACTTCAACACCTATGGCTTCCTGAACGCCACCGAATCATTCCTCAAGAGCAAGCCCGAGTTGGCACAGACAGTGGTTGACGCCTACGAAAAAGCCCGAGTCTGGGCCGCCGCCAATCCCGAGGAAACGGCTCAGATTCTGGCCGATGCTGCCGGCCTTAAGCCAGAAGTTGCTACCACTGTCATTCTCGAGCGCAGTAACCTCGATGTCTCCGGTGTTCCGGGTGAGAAGCAGCGGGCGGTCTTGGCCAAGATCGGGCCCACCTTCGTTGAGCTCGGCGACGTCAAGACCCAGGCCGACGTGGACACCGCCCTGGCCACCCTGCTGGATGATTCCTTCGCTCTGAAGGCAAATCCCGATTCAATCAAGGAATCCTGA
- a CDS encoding TrmH family RNA methyltransferase, with protein MSNSSQIPSPADSTAPEGAAPVEASEYLEPHHEVGVGPWEGELPEGDHWDPELLANGDRRNVLDEYRYWSMDAIVAELDTRRHDFHVAIENWQHDMNIGTVVRTANAFLAKEVHIIGRRRWNKRGAMVTDRYQHVRHHPTVEDFVTWAKGEGLTIIGIDIFPDSEQLETYELPRNCVFVFGQEGPGLSDEVHAAAETTLSIEQFGSTRSINAASAAGIAMHAWIRRHVFNQSVS; from the coding sequence GTGAGCAATTCCAGTCAGATCCCTTCCCCTGCCGATTCCACCGCCCCGGAAGGTGCCGCGCCCGTTGAGGCGAGCGAATATTTAGAGCCCCACCATGAAGTAGGTGTTGGCCCGTGGGAGGGCGAGTTGCCCGAGGGTGATCACTGGGACCCCGAATTGCTGGCCAACGGCGATCGCCGCAACGTTCTGGACGAGTACCGGTACTGGTCCATGGACGCGATCGTGGCAGAGCTGGACACGCGCCGCCACGACTTCCACGTCGCCATTGAAAACTGGCAGCATGACATGAACATTGGCACGGTGGTGCGCACCGCCAATGCATTCCTGGCTAAGGAAGTGCACATTATTGGACGACGGCGGTGGAACAAGCGCGGCGCCATGGTCACCGACCGCTACCAGCATGTCCGCCACCACCCCACCGTTGAGGACTTTGTAACGTGGGCGAAGGGCGAGGGCCTGACCATCATCGGCATCGATATTTTCCCGGACTCCGAGCAGCTGGAAACGTACGAATTGCCCCGCAACTGTGTTTTCGTGTTTGGCCAGGAAGGCCCGGGGCTCAGCGACGAAGTACACGCCGCCGCGGAAACCACCCTGTCAATTGAACAGTTTGGTTCAACGCGATCCATTAACGCCGCCTCAGCCGCCGGTATCGCCATGCATGCCTGGATCCGCCGGCACGTCTTCAACCAGAGCGTCTCGTAG
- a CDS encoding MarR family winged helix-turn-helix transcriptional regulator, with the protein MLSNDSSTASASDGAALIASLTRVLAEWTAPEFLTAVAAREGVDLDPGAITMVTILSHDGPLRPSHIATKMVTGASNISKITARLSKAGLVERVSDPSDARAQRVQLTASGHQTAAKLVLAGNGVVGDLLNGWPEKDRAEFTRLLARFESSTIMLSNRLGNKA; encoded by the coding sequence GTGCTTTCCAACGACTCGAGCACGGCATCCGCTTCGGATGGCGCAGCGCTCATCGCCTCGCTCACCCGCGTGCTGGCCGAATGGACGGCACCGGAATTTCTCACGGCAGTGGCCGCCCGTGAAGGAGTGGACCTTGACCCGGGCGCCATCACCATGGTGACCATCCTGTCCCATGATGGTCCGCTGCGGCCTTCCCATATCGCCACCAAGATGGTGACTGGAGCCTCCAATATCAGTAAGATTACCGCCCGACTTTCCAAGGCCGGCCTCGTGGAGAGGGTCTCGGACCCCAGCGATGCCAGGGCGCAGCGGGTGCAGCTGACCGCATCCGGGCACCAGACTGCAGCGAAGTTGGTCCTCGCTGGCAACGGCGTAGTGGGCGATCTTCTCAATGGCTGGCCAGAGAAGGACCGGGCAGAATTCACGCGTCTTCTTGCGAGATTCGAGTCCTCCACCATCATGTTGTCCAATCGACTGGGCAACAAAGCCTAA
- a CDS encoding carbon-nitrogen hydrolase family protein: protein MKVSVGQFNPGGDVVENLATMRRLAVTAAQEDSKLVVFPEEAMFSVGRIEGDFAAAVDANWTTFVQGLSMIASEVGIAVIAGGYEASGEARPYNTVVALGDDGEILGTYRKLHLYDAFSYQESTRIKPSDRGITLVEIGGFKVGIMTCYDIRFPELARALALAGADMICVSAAWFKGEHKIDHWETLLKARAIENTCWVAAAGTSSEHCIGHSAILDPMGIALDFLNDEAEGVATTDVTHRRIEEVREFLPVLRNRRFESSSAVVPAA from the coding sequence ATGAAGGTTAGCGTTGGACAATTCAACCCAGGCGGAGATGTGGTCGAGAATCTAGCCACCATGCGCAGACTTGCTGTGACTGCCGCCCAAGAAGACAGCAAACTGGTGGTCTTCCCCGAAGAAGCCATGTTCTCCGTGGGGCGCATCGAGGGAGATTTCGCCGCAGCGGTGGACGCGAACTGGACCACCTTTGTGCAAGGGCTGTCCATGATTGCCTCCGAGGTGGGGATCGCCGTCATTGCAGGCGGCTATGAAGCCAGTGGTGAGGCCCGCCCCTACAACACCGTGGTAGCCCTCGGCGATGACGGTGAAATCCTCGGAACCTACCGGAAATTGCACCTTTACGATGCCTTCTCGTACCAGGAATCGACCCGTATCAAGCCCAGCGACCGCGGCATCACCCTCGTGGAAATTGGCGGCTTCAAGGTAGGCATCATGACCTGCTACGACATTCGCTTCCCGGAACTGGCGAGGGCTTTGGCGTTGGCTGGGGCGGACATGATCTGTGTTTCTGCGGCCTGGTTCAAGGGTGAACACAAGATTGACCATTGGGAGACGCTACTTAAGGCGCGGGCCATTGAAAATACCTGTTGGGTGGCGGCTGCGGGAACCTCCAGCGAGCATTGCATTGGACATTCAGCCATCCTTGACCCCATGGGCATCGCCCTTGACTTCCTGAATGACGAGGCTGAAGGTGTGGCCACCACCGACGTCACGCATCGGCGCATTGAAGAAGTCCGGGAGTTCCTGCCGGTGCTGCGCAACAGGCGCTTTGAAAGCAGTTCAGCGGTAGTTCCTGCAGCTTAG
- a CDS encoding adenylosuccinate synthase, whose amino-acid sequence MPAIVIVGAQWGDEGKGKATDLLGGLVDYVVKPNGGNNAGHTVVVGGEKYELKLLPAGILSPNATPIIGNGCVVNLEALFEEIEGLEARGADTSKLRISANAHLVAPYHQVLDKVTERFLGKRAIGTTGRGIGPAYMDKVARLGIRVQDLFDESILRQKVEGSLKQKNELLVKVYNRRDVEVEEVVEYFLSFAERVRPMVIDATFVLNEALDRGEVVLMEGGQATFLDVDHGTYPFVTSSNPTAGGASVGSGIGPTRITRAVGIIKAYTTRVGAGPFPTELFDDMGLYLQTTGGEFGVNTGRPRRCGWYDAVLARHASRVNGFTDYFVTKLDVLTGIEQIPVCVAYDVDGVRFDEMPMTQTDFHHAKPIFEYFPGWTEDITTARTMEDLPENARNYILALEGMSGTRISAIGVGPDRDQTIVRHDLINDK is encoded by the coding sequence ATGCCAGCAATCGTGATCGTCGGCGCCCAGTGGGGCGACGAGGGCAAGGGCAAGGCTACCGATTTATTGGGTGGCCTGGTCGACTATGTGGTGAAGCCAAATGGCGGTAACAACGCCGGGCACACCGTTGTCGTAGGCGGTGAGAAGTATGAGCTCAAGCTCCTTCCTGCCGGCATTTTGAGCCCCAACGCAACACCCATCATCGGTAACGGCTGTGTCGTGAACCTTGAGGCGTTGTTTGAGGAAATTGAGGGCCTGGAGGCTCGCGGTGCGGACACGTCCAAGCTGCGCATTTCCGCCAATGCCCACTTGGTGGCGCCGTACCATCAGGTGCTGGACAAGGTCACCGAGCGGTTCCTTGGCAAGCGCGCCATTGGCACCACGGGCCGCGGTATTGGTCCGGCCTACATGGACAAGGTGGCCCGTCTCGGGATCCGTGTTCAGGACCTCTTTGATGAGTCCATCCTGCGTCAAAAGGTGGAAGGCTCCCTCAAGCAGAAGAACGAGCTGCTGGTGAAGGTGTACAACCGCCGTGACGTGGAAGTGGAAGAGGTGGTGGAATACTTCCTAAGCTTCGCCGAGCGCGTACGCCCCATGGTCATTGACGCAACATTTGTGCTCAACGAGGCCCTGGACCGCGGCGAAGTAGTGCTCATGGAAGGCGGCCAGGCAACGTTCCTGGACGTGGACCACGGCACCTACCCGTTCGTCACCTCCTCCAACCCGACCGCCGGTGGCGCATCGGTTGGTTCCGGCATTGGCCCCACCCGCATCACCCGCGCTGTGGGCATCATCAAGGCCTACACCACGCGTGTTGGCGCCGGCCCGTTCCCCACGGAACTCTTCGACGACATGGGCTTGTACCTGCAGACAACTGGCGGCGAATTCGGTGTTAACACCGGCCGTCCGCGTCGCTGTGGTTGGTACGACGCTGTCCTGGCCCGCCACGCTTCCCGCGTCAACGGCTTCACGGACTACTTCGTCACCAAGCTGGATGTCCTCACCGGCATCGAGCAGATCCCCGTCTGTGTTGCTTATGACGTGGACGGCGTGCGCTTTGATGAAATGCCCATGACGCAGACCGATTTCCACCACGCCAAGCCCATCTTCGAGTACTTCCCGGGCTGGACCGAGGACATCACCACGGCCCGCACCATGGAAGATCTGCCCGAGAACGCGCGCAACTACATCCTTGCGCTCGAGGGCATGTCTGGCACCCGGATCTCCGCCATTGGCGTTGGTCCGGACCGCGATCAGACGATCGTGCGCCACGACCTCATCAACGACAAGTAG
- a CDS encoding helix-turn-helix transcriptional regulator has translation MENMSVTELPLGPKPGRAEPVASISKARAAVLERLRQLDGTLSVEQLATQTGQHANTVREHLEALTGDGHATKTAAPKEGRGRPAWLYQATATPAGPVGYLALAAALAQHLAATSANPAAAGESAGRSWAGALPGASRLGAVAAAEVSSKAGGKVARQRVATVLGQAGFGVRGNRDATELTLTTCPIVEAARENPEVVCAVHLGLAKELLSASGLPEQDVRLLPFAGPGFCTLHLPGSVTP, from the coding sequence GTGGAAAATATGAGCGTCACAGAACTGCCTCTTGGTCCCAAGCCGGGCCGAGCTGAACCCGTAGCGTCCATTTCCAAGGCTCGTGCCGCGGTGCTCGAACGGCTGCGCCAGTTGGACGGGACGTTGAGCGTTGAACAGTTGGCAACACAGACCGGCCAGCATGCAAATACCGTCAGGGAACATCTGGAGGCACTGACGGGGGATGGCCATGCCACCAAAACAGCTGCGCCCAAGGAAGGCCGGGGCAGGCCTGCATGGTTGTACCAGGCCACTGCCACGCCAGCCGGTCCTGTTGGCTACCTCGCCCTTGCTGCGGCCCTAGCTCAGCATCTTGCTGCCACCAGTGCCAACCCGGCCGCCGCAGGTGAGAGTGCCGGACGAAGCTGGGCAGGGGCCTTGCCTGGTGCTTCGCGTCTCGGGGCGGTTGCAGCAGCAGAAGTTTCCAGCAAGGCCGGTGGCAAGGTTGCGCGCCAGCGCGTGGCAACGGTGCTTGGCCAAGCCGGTTTCGGGGTTCGAGGAAATCGTGACGCAACCGAGTTGACGCTCACCACCTGCCCCATTGTGGAGGCGGCCAGGGAAAACCCTGAAGTGGTCTGTGCCGTCCACCTGGGCTTGGCGAAGGAACTGCTTTCGGCAAGCGGACTGCCGGAACAGGACGTGCGGCTTCTTCCCTTTGCCGGGCCTGGATTCTGTACGCTGCACCTACCCGGCAGCGTCACCCCATGA
- a CDS encoding MarR family winged helix-turn-helix transcriptional regulator — translation MTTTSGTITSTTERFLGSELAGDIEFLTARTRALGSARANKLLEPLGLKVRSYSVLSMACSGFAPTQRELAEFLSLDPSQIVPLVDGLEVRGLVERRTDPRDRRSKVVTGTAAGQQLYAKARVATAQGESMTMAKLNKAEQETLRDLLSRIAFICP, via the coding sequence ATGACGACCACGTCAGGCACCATTACCAGCACCACGGAGCGGTTCCTGGGCAGCGAACTTGCAGGGGACATTGAATTCCTGACCGCGCGCACTCGCGCGCTGGGTTCCGCTCGAGCCAACAAACTCCTGGAGCCGCTGGGGCTGAAGGTGCGGTCCTATTCGGTCCTGTCCATGGCGTGCAGCGGATTCGCCCCCACACAACGCGAGCTGGCCGAGTTCCTCTCGCTGGACCCGAGCCAGATCGTTCCGCTGGTGGACGGGTTGGAAGTCCGCGGGCTGGTTGAACGCCGCACGGATCCCCGAGACCGTCGCTCCAAGGTGGTCACCGGCACCGCCGCTGGACAGCAGCTGTATGCGAAGGCGCGTGTCGCCACCGCCCAGGGCGAGTCCATGACCATGGCAAAGCTGAACAAGGCTGAGCAGGAGACCTTGCGCGATCTGTTGTCACGCATTGCTTTCATATGTCCGTGA
- a CDS encoding ABC transporter permease: protein MTNLGNPGATGSSVLPTTAEGFSAIGVATLTPGAPAPGARSARGSTNNGSRWSNGWVKLGLGLVLPALILLAWQLSTAAGVFSPVQLPSPRAVFEAGTELISRNELFNHVAISTQRVLLGFLVGAALGVSLGALVGLSKIAEVLLGPTIGALRAVPSLAWVPLLILWMKIGEDSKVTLIVIGAFFPVFTTVSLALRHVDKNLVEAARAFGLQGLRLLTTVQLPAVVPAIFSGLRLALAQAWLFLVAAELIASSMGLGFLLTDSQSNGRTDRLLLAIVLLAVLGKATDALLGLAEKWAVRRWS from the coding sequence ATGACCAACCTGGGCAACCCGGGGGCAACAGGCAGCTCCGTGCTCCCCACCACCGCTGAAGGGTTCAGCGCTATTGGCGTCGCCACCCTGACGCCGGGTGCTCCAGCACCAGGGGCGCGGTCCGCACGGGGTTCCACGAACAATGGCTCCCGCTGGAGCAACGGTTGGGTGAAGCTCGGATTGGGGCTGGTGCTGCCGGCCCTGATCCTGCTGGCCTGGCAGCTGAGCACAGCAGCAGGAGTTTTCTCGCCAGTGCAGCTGCCGTCACCGCGCGCAGTGTTTGAGGCCGGGACCGAGCTCATTTCCCGCAATGAACTGTTCAACCATGTGGCCATCTCCACCCAACGCGTGCTCCTGGGCTTCCTCGTCGGGGCGGCACTGGGTGTCTCTCTGGGCGCTCTCGTGGGGCTGTCGAAGATCGCCGAAGTACTACTGGGGCCCACTATCGGGGCGCTACGCGCTGTGCCGTCGCTTGCCTGGGTGCCGTTGTTGATCCTGTGGATGAAGATTGGCGAGGACTCAAAGGTCACGCTGATTGTCATTGGGGCATTCTTCCCGGTGTTCACCACGGTGTCGCTGGCGCTGCGACATGTGGACAAAAACCTCGTGGAGGCCGCGCGGGCGTTCGGTTTGCAAGGACTCAGACTGCTCACCACGGTGCAACTGCCTGCGGTTGTCCCAGCTATTTTTTCCGGGCTCCGGCTGGCACTGGCTCAGGCGTGGCTGTTCCTGGTGGCGGCCGAACTGATTGCTTCATCCATGGGTCTGGGATTCCTGCTGACCGATTCACAAAGCAACGGCCGCACCGACAGGTTGCTGCTTGCTATTGTGCTGCTGGCAGTTCTCGGCAAGGCCACAGATGCCTTGCTGGGCCTGGCGGAGAAGTGGGCCGTTCGCCGCTGGTCCTAA
- a CDS encoding DUF3151 domain-containing protein, with the protein MSDDFRKNLLGPEPTLLPAEVDVQARLDAGDEAVDLAASHPTSSLLWAILADEAYAEGRTIESYAYARTGYHRGLDSLRRNGWRGTGPVPFEHEGNRGFLRALYALGRAAGAIGESDEAARITTFLNDSDPLATAAIEAAL; encoded by the coding sequence ATGAGCGATGATTTCCGCAAGAACCTCCTCGGCCCGGAGCCCACACTGCTCCCGGCCGAGGTGGATGTTCAGGCTCGCTTGGACGCTGGGGATGAAGCAGTAGATTTGGCTGCTTCGCACCCCACGTCATCGCTTTTGTGGGCCATTTTGGCTGACGAAGCGTACGCCGAAGGCCGCACCATCGAGTCCTACGCCTACGCACGCACCGGTTACCACCGTGGCTTGGATTCGCTCCGCCGCAACGGCTGGCGCGGAACCGGTCCGGTCCCGTTCGAGCATGAGGGCAACCGCGGATTCCTGCGCGCACTCTATGCTCTGGGCCGTGCCGCCGGCGCCATTGGCGAGTCCGATGAAGCTGCTCGCATCACCACGTTCCTGAACGACTCCGATCCGTTGGCTACCGCCGCGATCGAGGCCGCTCTTTAG
- a CDS encoding SUKH-4 family immunity protein codes for MTMDLRQEDIMNDTRIWSVLQGMYPVALEDVPLDGQWLKPPFADDSSGRAIVCNDGDFQFVVVDRKSGAVLFVCEDEETLMASSLETLPAIVAAWGAIDRDTVGPEDDDDFSAVAKSFETLLLEIDPAAAGANEFWHRYTEELTSQDYVDFDDDDDAEEEDEQEPDSGDNDRPSAADSFVDA; via the coding sequence ATGACTATGGACCTACGGCAGGAGGACATCATGAACGACACCAGGATTTGGTCCGTGTTGCAGGGCATGTACCCAGTTGCCCTGGAGGACGTGCCATTAGACGGTCAATGGCTTAAACCGCCCTTTGCCGACGATTCCAGCGGCCGGGCCATTGTTTGTAATGACGGGGATTTCCAATTTGTTGTGGTGGACCGGAAATCCGGTGCAGTGCTGTTCGTTTGTGAAGACGAAGAAACCCTCATGGCCTCATCGCTGGAGACCCTGCCCGCCATTGTTGCGGCGTGGGGAGCCATTGACCGCGACACTGTTGGGCCCGAAGACGACGATGACTTCTCCGCTGTCGCCAAGAGCTTTGAAACGTTGCTTTTGGAAATTGATCCGGCTGCAGCCGGTGCCAATGAATTTTGGCACCGCTACACCGAGGAACTGACCAGCCAGGACTACGTGGACTTCGACGATGATGACGACGCCGAGGAAGAGGACGAGCAGGAGCCCGACTCCGGAGACAACGATCGGCCCAGCGCCGCCGATTCATTCGTAGACGCCTGA
- a CDS encoding HAD-IIA family hydrolase — MTTVQQRQPADIECWLTDMDGVLVHENKAVPGAAELIQRWVDTSKRFLVLTNNSIYTPRDLAARLKQSGLDVPEENLWTSALATAQFLKSQMPHGRAYVIGEAGLTTALHEAGFILTDQLPDYVVLGETRTYSFEAITKAIRLIGAGARFIATNPDATGPSAEGPLPATGAIAALITKATGREPYIVGKPNPMMFRSAMNRIEAHSETTAMIGDRMDTDIIAGMEAGLHTVLVFTGITQPEDIEAYPFRPDQVMNSVADLIPHI, encoded by the coding sequence ATGACCACTGTGCAACAACGTCAACCCGCTGACATCGAATGCTGGCTCACGGACATGGACGGCGTGCTCGTCCATGAAAACAAGGCTGTGCCCGGCGCGGCCGAACTGATCCAACGCTGGGTAGACACCTCAAAGCGCTTCCTGGTTCTGACCAACAACTCCATCTACACACCCCGCGACCTCGCCGCCCGACTCAAGCAGTCTGGCCTGGATGTCCCTGAGGAGAACCTCTGGACATCGGCCTTGGCAACCGCCCAGTTCCTGAAGTCCCAAATGCCGCACGGGCGCGCCTATGTCATTGGTGAGGCCGGATTGACGACGGCGTTGCACGAGGCAGGCTTCATTCTCACCGATCAGTTGCCCGACTACGTAGTGCTGGGCGAAACCCGCACCTACTCCTTCGAAGCCATCACCAAAGCCATCCGGCTCATTGGTGCCGGCGCCCGTTTTATTGCCACGAACCCTGACGCCACAGGCCCTTCCGCCGAAGGTCCGTTGCCAGCCACCGGCGCCATCGCGGCGCTGATCACCAAGGCCACCGGGCGCGAACCCTATATTGTGGGCAAGCCCAATCCCATGATGTTCAGATCAGCTATGAACCGGATCGAGGCCCATTCGGAAACCACTGCCATGATCGGCGACCGTATGGATACCGACATCATTGCGGGCATGGAGGCAGGCTTGCACACGGTGTTGGTGTTCACCGGGATCACACAGCCCGAGGACATCGAGGCCTACCCTTTCCGCCCCGACCAGGTGATGAATTCGGTGGCAGATCTGATTCCACACATCTAG